GCCGCCCGCGAGCCAGCCGAGCGCGAACGAGCCGGTGACGTTGACGGCGAGCGTCGCGTACGGCACGCGGCCGGGCCGGTTCCAGCGGAGCGCGGCGGCTCGAAGCGCTGCGCCGAGCGCGCCGCCGGCCGCCACGAAGACAAGGGCGAGCCAGCTCACGGCGCCGCCTCCCCGCGCCGGAGGGCGCCGAGGCGCAAACCCGCGCGGGCGAGCGGCGGGCCGACGGCCGCCGTCAGCGCGATATACGCCGCGGCGAGGCCGTACCGTTCGCCTTCGAGCATCGTCCACGCTTCCAGCCCGAAGGCGGACATCGTCGTGAATGCGCCGAGGAACCCCGCCGCCGCCGCTTGATACGCCGGGGACCGCTTGTCCCGGTCCGAAGCGCGCGCGTACAACCAGCCGAGCGCGAACGCGCCCGCCCCGTTGACGAGCAGCGTCGCGAACGGCCAAGGCCCGCCTGCGCCGGCGAACGCCTGAGCGACGCCCCAACGCGCCGCGGAGCCGAGCGCACCGCCCGCGGCGATCCACACGAAGCGCATGCGGCACCTCCGATTTGACTTGAAAAAATGCACGACGTAAGATGGTGGCAGATGTACGATCAAGACCACCCGCCTACGTCCCGTAGGCGAATTCGAAAGGAGCGATCCGCTTGAGCGGCATGCGATCGATCGAACCCGCCGAGGTTCGCCGCCGGCTTGACGCCGGGGAACAGCTCGTCATCATCGACGTGCGGGAAGACGAAGAGGTGGCCGCCGGTATCATTCCAGGCGCCCGCCATATCCCGATGGGGACGATTCCGGAACGGATGAGCGACATTCCGAAAGAGGGCGAAGTCATCCTCGTCTGCCGCAGCGGCAACCGCAGCGGCCGCGTCTACGACTACCTCGAGGCGCACGGCTACGCCAACACGAAAAACATGACCGGCGGCATGCTGGCCTGGGAGACGCTGTAAGCGTCCGCCGGGCGACCCGTCAGC
The window above is part of the Paenibacillus sp. genome. Proteins encoded here:
- a CDS encoding rhodanese-like domain-containing protein, producing MRSIEPAEVRRRLDAGEQLVIIDVREDEEVAAGIIPGARHIPMGTIPERMSDIPKEGEVILVCRSGNRSGRVYDYLEAHGYANTKNMTGGMLAWETL
- a CDS encoding CrcB family protein, with product MRFVWIAAGGALGSAARWGVAQAFAGAGGPWPFATLLVNGAGAFALGWLYARASDRDKRSPAYQAAAAGFLGAFTTMSAFGLEAWTMLEGERYGLAAAYIALTAAVGPPLARAGLRLGALRRGEAAP